One Hemibagrus wyckioides isolate EC202008001 linkage group LG07, SWU_Hwy_1.0, whole genome shotgun sequence DNA segment encodes these proteins:
- the LOC131355726 gene encoding uncharacterized protein LOC131355726 isoform X1: MVFCAIVTNVYLYALCVWQVELESWVRLFFQSRVLWRPAGVWRYSLKCPSDDKCVGKGRIVHLYKSGYHHRVRHICDMSNWYTMLTEALCCGPCTKAARRGEGSTVGWWLAWDSAILSQLSEAHRAMFPAILTSNVAWTRALCNVSVTRLKGTLCVKCGSKYRRITLATQGPVHHTPHESSGNWWDGLCIGAQVSGSSSSKRAALGVSPAPCLP, translated from the exons ATGGTTTTTTGTGCAATAGTAACAAATGTGTATTTGTATGCATTATGTGTGTGGCAGGTGGAGCTTGAGAGTTGGGTTCGTCTTTTCTTCCAGAGCCGTGTCTTGTGGCGTCCTGCTGGAGTGTGGAGATACTCCCTGAAGTGTCCTAGTGATGATAAGTGTGTGGGTAAGGGGCGGATTGTTCACCTCTACAAGTCTGGCTACCACCACCGG GTACGTCACATCTGTGACATGTCCAACTGGTACACAATGCTTACTGAAGCCCTGTGCTGTGGACCATGTACCAAGGCAGCAAGGCGTGGAGAAGGTAGCACAGTGGGCTGGTGGCTTGCATGGGATTCTGCTATTCTATCACAGCTGAGCGAGGCTCATCGAGCCATGTTTCCTGCCATCCTTACTAGCA ATGTGGCATGGACAAGAGCATTGTGCAACGTTTCCGTGACCAGGCTGAAGGGAACGCTATGTGTAAAGTGTGGTAGCAAATACAGGAGAATCACTTTGGCAACGCAAGGACCTGTACACCACACTCCTCATGAGTCTAGTGGAAACTGGTGGGATGGTCTCTGCATTGGGGCCCAGGTTTCAGGCTCCAGCTCCTCCAAGAGAGCTGCCCTCGGCGTGTCTCCTGCGCCATGCCTTCCTTGA
- the LOC131355726 gene encoding uncharacterized protein LOC131355726 isoform X2 produces the protein MISVWVRHICDMSNWYTMLTEALCCGPCTKAARRGEGSTVGWWLAWDSAILSQLSEAHRAMFPAILTSNVAWTRALCNVSVTRLKGTLCVKCGSKYRRITLATQGPVHHTPHESSGNWWDGLCIGAQVSGSSSSKRAALGVSPAPCLP, from the exons ATGATAAGTGTGTGG GTACGTCACATCTGTGACATGTCCAACTGGTACACAATGCTTACTGAAGCCCTGTGCTGTGGACCATGTACCAAGGCAGCAAGGCGTGGAGAAGGTAGCACAGTGGGCTGGTGGCTTGCATGGGATTCTGCTATTCTATCACAGCTGAGCGAGGCTCATCGAGCCATGTTTCCTGCCATCCTTACTAGCA ATGTGGCATGGACAAGAGCATTGTGCAACGTTTCCGTGACCAGGCTGAAGGGAACGCTATGTGTAAAGTGTGGTAGCAAATACAGGAGAATCACTTTGGCAACGCAAGGACCTGTACACCACACTCCTCATGAGTCTAGTGGAAACTGGTGGGATGGTCTCTGCATTGGGGCCCAGGTTTCAGGCTCCAGCTCCTCCAAGAGAGCTGCCCTCGGCGTGTCTCCTGCGCCATGCCTTCCTTGA